A region of Bufo gargarizans isolate SCDJY-AF-19 unplaced genomic scaffold, ASM1485885v1 original_scaffold_1647_pilon, whole genome shotgun sequence DNA encodes the following proteins:
- the LOC122923487 gene encoding olfactory receptor 998-like: protein MAFDRYMAICHPLRYMSVMTVSLCYQVTFGLSVFAVGNAIIECLLIFSLPYCGSHLVAHFFCDVPPMMSIACSETLMVKVYQLIISVTATVIPTMLIICSYIKILTSIFLLHSAESRYKAFSTCGSHLVSVVIFFGTAMFVHLRLDNPFSSYDDRMLALSYCVIIPTINPMIYSLKNKEMKTAIRKLSLKLIYLQD from the coding sequence ATGGCCTTTGACCGTTACATGGCCATATGTCACCCCCTCAGATACATGTCTGTGATGACCGTGAGCCTTTGTTATCAGGTCACATTTGGTCTCTCGGTGTTTGCTGTTGGGAATGCCATCATAGAATGCCTCCTGATATTCAGCTTGCCCTATTGTGGCTCTCATCTTGTAGCTCACTTCTTCTGTGATGTTCCTCCAATGATGAGTATAGCCTGTTCCGAAACATTAATGGTTAAAGTCTACCAACTGATTATTAGTGTGACGGCGACCGTGATCCCAACCATGTTAATAATCTGCTCCTACATCAAGATCCTGACCTCCATATTCCTCCTCCACTCAGCAGAGTCCCGGTATAAGGCCTTCTCCACCTGTGGTTCTCATCTGGTCTCTGTAGTCATTTTCTTCGGGACCGCCATGTTTGTTCACCTTCGATTAGACAATCCATTTTCTTCTTATGATGACAGGATGTTGGCACTTTCCTACTGTGTCATAATCCCTACTATCAATCCCATGATCTACAGCCTGAAGAACAAGGAAATGAAGACCGCCATCAGGAAACTGTCACTAAAATTAATATATCTACAAGACTAA